From one Enterococcus sp. DIV2402 genomic stretch:
- a CDS encoding GNAT family N-acetyltransferase, translated as MEILITDAANLDFIKLTKVLDENLNGISADRPEEERNKYASFNELSNITKAFVLYDKEIAIGCAAFKKYAANTVEVKRVFVSEEYRGKGLSKIMLFELEKQVRKDGFNRLILETGKNNRAAVNMYKSMNYREIDNFLPYTDMADSVCLSKDLS; from the coding sequence ATGGAAATATTAATTACAGATGCAGCGAATTTGGATTTTATCAAACTAACTAAAGTGCTGGATGAAAATTTAAATGGGATTAGCGCTGATCGACCGGAAGAAGAAAGAAATAAGTATGCCTCATTTAATGAACTATCAAATATAACTAAAGCCTTTGTATTGTATGATAAAGAAATTGCCATTGGATGCGCTGCATTTAAAAAATATGCAGCGAATACAGTTGAAGTGAAGAGAGTTTTTGTTAGTGAAGAATATCGTGGGAAAGGCTTATCGAAAATTATGTTGTTCGAACTTGAGAAGCAAGTGAGAAAAGATGGATTTAACCGACTTATTTTAGAGACTGGTAAAAACAATCGAGCAGCAGTGAACATGTATAAATCAATGAACTATCGAGAGATTGATAACTTTCTTCCATATACTGACATGGCAGATTCAGTTTGTTTAAGTAAAGATTTGTCTTAA
- a CDS encoding Type 1 glutamine amidotransferase-like domain-containing protein, which yields MKNLFLVSSFEEVSTELRSFNRDLVEKTVTFIPTASNVEKVTFYVESGQKALEKMGLIVDHLDVSTAKLGEIKKKLQENDCIYVTGGNSFFLLQELKKSGADQVIIEEIQKGKIYIGESAGAIVLSETIEYVRTMDDPKKASSLNSFSGLNVVDFYTLPHYKDIPFSEVTIDIEKQYKEQLNFCFIKNNEGIIVEGNHKRIVKTV from the coding sequence ATGAAAAATTTATTTTTAGTATCCTCATTTGAAGAAGTTTCTACCGAGTTACGTTCATTTAATAGAGATTTGGTAGAAAAGACAGTTACGTTTATTCCTACAGCTAGCAACGTAGAAAAGGTAACCTTTTATGTTGAATCTGGTCAAAAAGCTTTAGAAAAGATGGGATTAATAGTGGATCACCTAGACGTATCTACTGCCAAACTAGGAGAAATCAAGAAGAAGTTACAAGAAAACGATTGTATTTATGTCACAGGTGGGAATAGTTTCTTTCTACTACAGGAATTAAAGAAATCTGGTGCGGATCAAGTTATCATTGAAGAAATACAAAAAGGAAAGATTTATATTGGTGAATCTGCTGGAGCAATTGTTCTTTCTGAAACAATTGAATATGTAAGAACAATGGATGATCCTAAAAAGGCCTCAAGTCTAAATTCTTTTTCGGGGCTAAATGTAGTTGATTTTTATACACTACCACACTACAAAGATATTCCATTTAGTGAAGTGACTATAGACATAGAAAAACAATATAAAGAACAATTAAACTTCTGCTTTATTAAGAACAATGAAGGGATTATTGTTGAAGGCAATCATAAGCGAATTGTTAAAACAGTTTAA
- a CDS encoding phage integrase N-terminal SAM-like domain-containing protein, with product MYKIDIFTALKELELSEKSRGLTQGTIKRNQGFVGRFLKHTYSNFNINYVDEIQLNHVKSFLVYVFEQGNKAAYVNTYRKAISAYFNYIEGEEYIQYYKNPMLRVPKMKEPEVLVFAWSDDDIKKIKSKQLAGI from the coding sequence TTGTACAAAATTGATATTTTTACAGCTTTAAAGGAGCTAGAACTATCTGAAAAATCAAGAGGACTGACACAAGGGACAATTAAAAGAAATCAAGGTTTTGTAGGGCGATTTTTAAAACATACTTATAGCAACTTTAACATTAATTATGTAGATGAAATCCAGCTGAATCATGTTAAAAGCTTCCTTGTCTATGTTTTTGAACAAGGAAATAAAGCGGCATATGTCAATACTTACAGAAAGGCAATCAGCGCCTATTTTAACTATATTGAAGGAGAAGAATACATCCAATATTACAAAAACCCTATGTTAAGAGTTCCCAAAATGAAAGAACCAGAAGTATTAGTTTTTGCATGGTCGGATGACGATATCAAAAAAATAAAATCAAAGCAACTCGCTGGAATATGA
- a CDS encoding metal-sulfur cluster assembly factor, with protein MSELRTEQEIEEIKDRILTALETVIDPELGIDIVNLGLIYEIEFDGETGEAIIKMTLTTMGCPLADVLTENIHDALEDVPEVQKIEVKLVWYPAWTTDKMSRYARIALGIR; from the coding sequence ATGAGCGAACTAAGAACAGAGCAAGAAATTGAAGAAATTAAAGACCGCATTCTAACTGCCTTAGAAACAGTTATTGACCCAGAATTAGGAATCGATATTGTCAATTTAGGCTTAATATATGAAATCGAATTTGATGGTGAAACTGGCGAAGCTATTATCAAAATGACTTTAACAACCATGGGCTGCCCATTAGCAGACGTATTGACTGAGAATATTCATGACGCATTAGAAGATGTACCTGAAGTGCAAAAAATCGAAGTCAAATTGGTTTGGTATCCAGCATGGACGACTGATAAAATGAGTCGTTATGCACGGATTGCTTTGGGGATTCGTTAG
- a CDS encoding DUF4950 domain-containing protein — translation MKKVVKSNLLVAILLVFLVGCTKKVTTADLKANDWLVESANQEEPNMIASFSNHVMTIKIDSGGLASNTENEWEALGEEFAKNLIDNLDFKLEYTLKNNVMTIQDIEDESNNTEFTVTREDKNIVFTPKKDASSETLLLKPYAKTEKSTMESSSISSASRSTSFSTESELTEETRSVQVTLADFIGGWGLPQSDTLFFIAADGSFTTGGIDGDTPSYPSYSFSTTPDGKSMMSLIHEKENTTDLILETDGTLTIEGATYIHLGNYTLDEFRAKKAAEDQALIEEQEHVHSENVTSSDAPLILLKQSKAPKVLWLMAVIVHNLIITHLVTMQE, via the coding sequence ATGAAAAAAGTAGTTAAAAGTAATTTGTTGGTAGCAATATTACTAGTCTTTTTAGTAGGTTGTACTAAAAAAGTAACAACAGCAGATTTAAAAGCGAATGATTGGCTCGTGGAATCAGCGAATCAAGAGGAACCCAATATGATTGCGTCTTTTTCTAATCATGTGATGACTATAAAAATAGACAGTGGTGGTCTAGCATCCAATACGGAAAATGAATGGGAAGCTTTGGGTGAGGAATTTGCAAAAAATTTAATAGATAATTTGGACTTCAAATTAGAATATACCTTAAAAAATAATGTCATGACTATACAAGATATTGAAGATGAGAGCAATAATACGGAATTTACAGTAACCAGAGAAGATAAGAATATTGTATTTACACCTAAAAAAGACGCTAGCTCTGAAACTTTACTACTCAAACCTTATGCAAAAACCGAAAAGAGTACCATGGAGTCCAGCTCTATTTCGTCTGCTAGTCGCTCTACTTCTTTCTCAACTGAATCGGAACTCACAGAAGAAACACGTTCTGTTCAAGTCACATTAGCTGATTTCATTGGTGGTTGGGGACTGCCTCAATCAGACACTTTATTTTTTATTGCCGCTGACGGTTCCTTTACTACTGGCGGGATTGATGGGGATACTCCTTCTTACCCAAGCTATTCTTTTAGTACTACACCAGATGGTAAATCCATGATGAGTCTCATCCATGAAAAGGAAAATACAACAGATCTAATTTTAGAAACCGATGGCACCCTAACAATTGAAGGAGCAACATATATCCACCTAGGCAACTACACTCTAGACGAATTCCGAGCTAAAAAAGCAGCTGAAGATCAAGCTCTTATAGAGGAACAAGAACACGTACATTCAGAAAATGTTACTTCCTCTGATGCACCGCTAATTCTTTTGAAGCAATCGAAAGCGCCAAAAGTTTTATGGCTGATGGCGGTGATAGTTCACAATTTGATAATTACACATTTAGTGACGATGCAGGAGTAA
- a CDS encoding YajQ family cyclic di-GMP-binding protein, with the protein MAKDASFDVVSEMNMEEVKNAIQMTLKELKNRFDFKGATVDITFDNQKLTIVGDDDFKLEQIKDVLLGKLVKRGVPIKNIHFSETEHALGAKSRQHAELISGIDKENAKKVTTAIKNAKLKVKAQIQDDQIRVTGKSRDDLQEVIQLLRKLDLPIELQFTNYR; encoded by the coding sequence ATGGCAAAAGATGCTAGTTTTGATGTAGTCTCAGAAATGAATATGGAAGAAGTTAAAAATGCGATTCAAATGACATTGAAAGAATTGAAAAATCGCTTTGATTTTAAAGGGGCAACTGTAGATATTACGTTTGATAATCAAAAATTGACTATCGTAGGCGACGATGATTTTAAGCTAGAACAAATTAAAGATGTTTTGTTAGGAAAGTTAGTCAAACGTGGCGTACCTATTAAAAATATCCACTTTTCAGAAACAGAACACGCACTAGGAGCAAAATCACGTCAACATGCTGAACTAATTAGTGGGATTGATAAAGAAAATGCCAAAAAAGTAACTACAGCAATTAAAAATGCGAAATTAAAAGTAAAAGCTCAAATTCAAGACGATCAAATTCGTGTTACCGGAAAAAGTCGTGACGATTTGCAAGAAGTTATTCAATTATTACGCAAATTAGATTTACCAATTGAGCTTCAATTTACCAATTACAGATAA
- the fghA gene encoding S-formylglutathione hydrolase, with amino-acid sequence MTIQTVETHKTFNGNQTKYRHFSNRLNCEMVFSVFLPQVTDNQQIPIVWWLSGLTCTDDNFSQKGQFQQYADQYKIAVVIPDTSPRGETVADDDNWDLGQGASFYLNATQKPWQTHYQMYDYLTKELPSIVYDLVPNFSGRESIMGHSMGGHGALILGLKNPQRFAAISAFAPISNPLNTPWGNKAFTAYLGTDKKEWENWDATALIANGDVVPPIYITQGTADNFYEEQLNEQAFLEATEKRKVNVRYQKVDGYDHSYFTIATFIGEHFAFHQKHLK; translated from the coding sequence ATGACGATTCAAACAGTGGAAACACATAAGACTTTTAATGGAAATCAAACGAAATACCGCCACTTCTCAAATAGATTGAATTGCGAAATGGTCTTTAGTGTATTTTTACCTCAAGTAACTGATAATCAGCAAATTCCAATTGTTTGGTGGTTATCTGGTTTAACCTGTACCGATGATAATTTTAGTCAAAAAGGACAATTTCAACAATATGCAGATCAATACAAGATTGCAGTGGTTATTCCAGACACTTCGCCTCGAGGGGAAACTGTTGCAGACGATGATAACTGGGATTTAGGACAAGGAGCGAGTTTCTATCTCAATGCTACGCAAAAACCTTGGCAGACGCATTATCAAATGTATGACTATTTAACCAAAGAATTACCATCAATTGTTTATGACTTAGTACCGAATTTTTCTGGACGTGAAAGTATTATGGGACATTCAATGGGAGGTCATGGAGCTTTAATCCTTGGATTGAAGAATCCCCAACGCTTTGCTGCGATTTCAGCATTTGCACCGATTAGCAATCCGCTAAATACACCATGGGGTAACAAAGCTTTTACAGCGTATTTAGGTACCGATAAAAAAGAATGGGAGAATTGGGACGCAACGGCATTAATCGCTAACGGCGATGTTGTGCCACCTATTTATATTACTCAAGGAACTGCAGATAATTTTTACGAAGAACAATTAAATGAGCAAGCTTTTTTAGAAGCAACAGAAAAGAGAAAAGTGAATGTTCGTTATCAAAAAGTTGATGGATACGACCATAGTTACTTTACGATTGCGACATTTATTGGTGAGCATTTTGCTTTTCATCAAAAACACTTAAAGTAA
- a CDS encoding S-(hydroxymethyl)glutathione dehydrogenase/class III alcohol dehydrogenase: MKSKAAVAFAPGKPLEIVEIDVEEPKAKEVMVKILYTSVCHTDAFTLSGDDPEGVFPAVLGHEGAGVVVAVGDEVTSVKPGDHVIPLYTAECGECKFCKSGKTNLCSAVRETQGKGLMPDGTTRFSYNGEPIYHYMGTSTFSEYTVVNEINVVKIDEEAPLDKVALFGCGVTTGLGAVKNTAKVEEGAVAAVFGLGAIGLAVIQGLKKANAQRIIAIDLNPEKWELAKKMGATDFVNPKDYDRPIQDVLIEMTDGGVDYSFECIGNVHVMRSALEACHKGWGESIIIGVAGAGQEISTRPFQLVTGRVWRGSAFGGVKGRSELPTMVKEFMNGEIDLESFISGHLDFTEINKAFDLLHEGESIRTILTYGE, translated from the coding sequence ATGAAAAGTAAAGCAGCTGTTGCGTTTGCACCAGGAAAACCTTTAGAAATAGTTGAAATTGACGTGGAAGAACCAAAAGCTAAGGAAGTGATGGTGAAGATTTTATATACTTCAGTTTGCCACACGGATGCTTTTACCTTATCTGGAGATGATCCAGAAGGCGTTTTTCCAGCCGTTTTAGGACATGAAGGAGCAGGCGTAGTAGTCGCTGTAGGTGATGAAGTAACTTCTGTAAAACCTGGCGATCATGTTATTCCATTATACACAGCTGAATGTGGTGAATGTAAATTCTGTAAGTCAGGTAAAACAAATCTGTGCTCTGCTGTACGTGAAACTCAAGGAAAAGGTCTGATGCCTGATGGGACGACACGTTTTTCATATAATGGCGAACCCATTTATCATTACATGGGAACAAGTACATTCAGTGAATACACTGTTGTAAATGAAATTAATGTGGTAAAAATTGATGAAGAAGCACCTTTAGATAAAGTGGCTTTATTTGGATGTGGTGTCACAACTGGATTAGGCGCTGTTAAAAATACAGCAAAAGTAGAAGAAGGTGCTGTTGCAGCAGTATTTGGATTAGGTGCAATTGGATTAGCTGTTATTCAAGGATTGAAAAAAGCCAATGCTCAACGAATCATTGCGATTGACTTGAATCCCGAAAAATGGGAACTAGCTAAAAAAATGGGCGCGACAGATTTTGTTAATCCCAAAGATTATGACCGTCCGATTCAAGATGTATTGATTGAGATGACTGATGGAGGAGTCGATTATAGCTTTGAATGTATTGGCAATGTTCATGTGATGCGTTCGGCATTGGAAGCATGTCACAAAGGCTGGGGCGAAAGTATTATTATTGGTGTTGCTGGTGCTGGACAGGAAATTAGCACACGTCCATTTCAATTAGTAACCGGTCGTGTTTGGCGTGGCTCTGCATTTGGTGGTGTAAAAGGTCGTAGCGAATTACCAACAATGGTCAAAGAATTTATGAATGGCGAAATTGATTTGGAATCATTTATTTCTGGGCATTTAGATTTCACTGAAATTAATAAAGCATTTGATTTATTACATGAAGGCGAATCAATTCGTACAATTTTAACTTATGGAGAGTGA
- a CDS encoding winged helix-turn-helix transcriptional regulator — MFHYNEKEFYNTKDLAMYAVGGKYKIAIVWAFLEHGTLRLSELTKILPDINQRMIIRQLRELERDQIIHRTIYPVVPPKVDYELTEIGNELSTIVQEICKWGDKYWLALNEKTSNQN, encoded by the coding sequence ATGTTTCACTATAATGAAAAAGAATTTTATAATACGAAAGATTTAGCCATGTATGCTGTAGGAGGAAAATATAAAATAGCCATTGTCTGGGCTTTTTTAGAACACGGAACATTACGACTTAGTGAATTAACCAAAATCCTACCAGATATTAATCAACGAATGATTATTCGTCAACTACGAGAATTAGAAAGAGATCAAATTATTCACCGAACAATTTATCCAGTCGTCCCACCAAAAGTGGACTACGAATTAACAGAAATTGGGAACGAACTTTCAACAATTGTTCAGGAGATTTGTAAATGGGGAGATAAATATTGGTTAGCGCTCAATGAAAAAACCAGCAATCAAAATTAA
- a CDS encoding ATP-dependent DNA helicase — MKRGKISVRKLVEFILRKGSIDNRKTSNHTAQEGARIHRKLQKAAGEEYQKEVFLKTEALVNGDEISVEGRADGIFFQENRWIVDEIKTSEVQFEDLSEDQIELFFYQGMVYAYLYSLQEELDKISVQLTYFQTTEELITRQKREYTFEFLKSFFEELLIEYHKWLLFQEDWRRLRTSTLQALAFPYDSYRKGQRELAVAAYKTLRNQQRLFVEAPTGTGKTISTLFPAFKALGEERADRIFYLTAKTITRQVAEDALKALADVGAETKSVTLTAKDKICFLDERKCNPDDCPYADGYYNRINEGLWDLLHHENQFTRPVIEEYAKKHRLCPFELSLDVSLFCDVIVGDYNYLFDPTVYLRRFFEEPEEKYYFLVDEAHNLVSRSREMYSATITRSAFKQIKEQLPKDFKKIRRVLNKIDKEFAAMEQIAKEDNWTFHHQAPPVESLLNQLFKFSELSKEWLAAHSEHPAQEKLLTVYFDCLHFLKISEFYDDHYETTVEINAYDMRIRQFCIEPAPFLEKMLEKGSASILFSASFSPLNYYQEMLGGGSDALRYRLTSPFPIENQKICLTNYIQTTYKQRQNSLPNIVEAIATMVQEKTGNYLVFFPSYKYLDDTYQLFKELFPTVQTMVQDTEMNEEEREQFLAKFVANPAETLVGFCVLGGIFSEGIDLKGTRLIGSAIVGVGLPQINHEQELIREYFDEHTDSGFEYAYQLPGMNKVLQAAGRVIRDLTDVGVVLLLDQRFNTLRYRQLFPPHWQPTVCYRPQDLVKELRTFWQKTSN; from the coding sequence ATGAAACGAGGAAAGATTTCTGTTCGTAAATTGGTTGAATTTATTTTACGAAAAGGAAGCATTGATAATCGTAAAACCAGTAACCATACAGCACAAGAGGGCGCACGAATCCATCGTAAATTGCAAAAAGCAGCAGGAGAGGAATATCAAAAAGAAGTCTTTTTAAAAACTGAAGCTTTAGTGAATGGGGATGAGATTAGTGTCGAAGGTCGGGCTGATGGCATCTTTTTCCAAGAAAATCGTTGGATTGTAGATGAAATCAAAACATCAGAAGTTCAATTTGAAGACTTAAGTGAAGACCAAATTGAACTATTTTTTTATCAAGGAATGGTGTATGCCTATCTCTATAGTTTGCAAGAAGAACTTGATAAGATTTCAGTACAATTAACTTATTTTCAAACAACAGAAGAACTAATTACCCGTCAAAAAAGAGAGTATACTTTTGAGTTTTTAAAAAGTTTTTTTGAAGAGCTGTTGATAGAATACCACAAATGGTTACTTTTCCAAGAAGATTGGCGTCGCTTAAGAACCTCTACGCTTCAAGCGTTAGCATTTCCGTATGATTCGTATCGAAAAGGACAGCGAGAATTAGCCGTTGCTGCATATAAAACCTTACGTAATCAGCAACGCCTGTTTGTAGAAGCACCTACTGGGACAGGAAAGACAATTTCCACTCTTTTTCCAGCATTCAAAGCTTTAGGAGAAGAACGGGCAGACCGAATTTTTTATTTAACTGCTAAAACGATTACTCGTCAAGTTGCTGAAGATGCACTTAAAGCATTAGCTGATGTTGGTGCTGAAACGAAAAGTGTCACATTAACAGCCAAAGATAAAATTTGTTTTTTAGATGAGCGCAAATGTAATCCAGATGATTGTCCGTATGCAGATGGGTATTACAATCGTATTAATGAAGGCTTATGGGATTTATTACATCACGAAAATCAATTTACCCGTCCAGTTATTGAAGAATATGCCAAAAAGCACCGGTTATGTCCCTTTGAATTGTCTTTAGATGTTAGCTTGTTTTGTGATGTGATTGTAGGGGACTATAATTATTTGTTTGATCCAACTGTTTATTTGCGACGTTTTTTTGAGGAACCAGAAGAAAAATATTATTTTTTAGTAGATGAAGCACATAATTTAGTCAGTCGTTCACGTGAGATGTATTCAGCAACGATTACTCGTTCTGCGTTTAAACAAATAAAAGAGCAATTACCAAAAGACTTTAAAAAGATTCGTCGAGTGTTAAATAAAATTGACAAAGAATTTGCCGCTATGGAACAAATTGCCAAAGAAGACAATTGGACATTTCATCATCAAGCACCTCCAGTTGAAAGCTTATTAAATCAACTATTTAAGTTTAGTGAGTTAAGCAAAGAGTGGTTAGCAGCACATTCTGAACATCCAGCACAAGAAAAACTTTTAACAGTTTATTTTGATTGTTTGCATTTTCTAAAAATCAGTGAATTTTATGATGATCATTATGAGACAACCGTTGAAATAAATGCATACGACATGCGTATTCGTCAATTTTGTATTGAACCCGCTCCATTTTTGGAAAAAATGTTAGAAAAGGGAAGTGCGAGTATTTTATTTTCAGCGAGTTTTAGTCCTCTAAACTATTATCAAGAAATGTTAGGAGGAGGAAGCGATGCTTTACGATATCGCTTAACGAGTCCTTTTCCTATTGAGAATCAGAAAATTTGTTTGACAAACTATATTCAAACCACCTATAAGCAACGCCAAAATAGTTTGCCAAACATTGTTGAAGCAATTGCTACAATGGTTCAAGAAAAAACTGGAAATTATCTGGTCTTTTTTCCGTCATATAAATATCTTGATGACACTTACCAACTATTTAAAGAACTTTTTCCAACTGTTCAAACGATGGTCCAAGATACTGAGATGAATGAAGAAGAAAGAGAACAATTTTTAGCAAAGTTTGTTGCTAATCCTGCAGAAACATTGGTTGGCTTTTGTGTTTTAGGAGGAATTTTCTCTGAAGGTATCGATCTAAAAGGAACGCGCCTAATAGGTAGTGCAATTGTTGGGGTTGGATTACCACAAATTAATCATGAGCAAGAACTAATTCGTGAATATTTTGATGAGCACACCGATTCAGGATTTGAATATGCGTATCAATTACCAGGAATGAATAAGGTTTTACAAGCAGCGGGACGTGTTATCCGTGATTTAACAGATGTAGGTGTAGTTTTGTTACTTGACCAACGCTTCAATACACTGCGTTATCGCCAATTATTTCCACCACATTGGCAACCGACTGTGTGTTATCGTCCACAGGATTTAGTAAAGGAACTACGTACATTTTGGCAAAAAACCAGCAATTAA
- a CDS encoding phage holin family protein produces the protein MIDEWINQLKEQQILYLLSILAGAMIVDFFSGIIAAKIKQEITSKIGINGILRKIASMMLLVFFLPVAFLLPGFTGIVMLYVLYVGYLWLELQSILENYKKMGIDTTPFRHFLELLKDFMSKK, from the coding sequence ATGATAGATGAATGGATAAATCAGTTAAAAGAACAACAAATTTTGTATTTGTTATCGATTTTAGCAGGAGCTATGATTGTGGATTTTTTTAGTGGGATTATTGCAGCAAAAATTAAGCAAGAAATCACTTCAAAAATAGGAATTAACGGTATCTTGCGAAAAATAGCTAGCATGATGCTTTTAGTTTTCTTTTTACCAGTGGCATTTTTATTGCCCGGTTTTACAGGAATTGTGATGTTATACGTCCTGTATGTTGGCTATTTGTGGTTAGAATTACAGTCTATTTTAGAAAATTATAAAAAAATGGGAATTGATACGACGCCATTTCGACATTTTTTAGAGTTATTGAAAGATTTTATGAGCAAAAAATAA
- a CDS encoding MBL fold metallo-hydrolase, with product MKITRIITGRIEENCYLVWQADTLLIIDPGADAEIIVEQIKKTAATPVAILLTHTHHDHIGAVDQLRDLYQIPVYVHPLEKDWLQDPVLNLSGGQNITARPAEYELALKEYTIGGITFNVRATPGHSIGSVSFVFDDFVVSGDALFRGSIGRTDLYTGNLEQLLTSITTQLFTLPDELPVYPGHGDATTIEREKQTNPFFKNR from the coding sequence ATGAAAATTACACGTATTATAACAGGACGTATTGAAGAAAATTGTTACTTGGTTTGGCAAGCAGATACTCTTTTAATCATCGATCCAGGTGCTGATGCAGAGATCATTGTGGAGCAAATAAAAAAGACAGCTGCAACACCTGTAGCTATTTTATTGACCCACACCCATCACGATCATATCGGTGCGGTAGATCAATTACGTGATTTATATCAAATTCCTGTTTATGTACATCCTTTAGAAAAAGATTGGTTGCAAGACCCTGTTTTAAATTTATCGGGGGGACAAAATATCACTGCACGTCCAGCAGAATATGAACTAGCATTAAAAGAGTATACAATTGGTGGAATCACCTTTAATGTTCGTGCAACTCCTGGGCATTCCATTGGTAGTGTTAGCTTTGTCTTTGATGACTTTGTCGTTTCTGGGGATGCGCTGTTTCGTGGAAGCATTGGACGAACAGATTTATACACTGGTAACCTAGAACAATTATTAACGAGTATTACTACGCAACTCTTTACTTTACCAGATGAATTACCTGTTTATCCTGGGCATGGCGATGCTACAACAATTGAACGTGAAAAACAAACAAATCCATTTTTTAAAAACAGATAG
- a CDS encoding histidine phosphatase family protein: MTKTELYIVRHGKTMFNTLQRVQGWCDTPLTKIGVERIQYLGLGLRDIDFSEAVSSDSGRAIETMRILLSEHPDGPVLPYRVDKRIREWCFGSLEGAYDAEMWGVIPRVLNFKNYDEMIDRDTTFKEICEAVYNADTANWAETYDELSTRVLNGFEDIAHRVEKNGGGKALVVSHGLTIAFLLNLVREENNVRMDLDNGSVTRLVYENGAFNCEEIGSTEYIEKGIEISKNLLS; this comes from the coding sequence ATGACAAAAACAGAGCTTTATATTGTTAGACATGGAAAAACAATGTTCAATACCCTCCAACGTGTACAAGGCTGGTGCGATACGCCGTTAACTAAAATAGGTGTTGAACGGATTCAGTACTTGGGACTGGGTTTACGCGACATCGATTTCTCAGAGGCCGTTTCAAGTGATAGTGGACGTGCAATTGAAACGATGCGTATTCTTTTGAGTGAACATCCTGATGGTCCCGTACTGCCCTATCGAGTAGATAAACGGATTCGTGAATGGTGTTTTGGCTCATTAGAAGGTGCGTATGATGCCGAAATGTGGGGCGTCATTCCACGTGTCTTAAATTTCAAAAATTATGATGAAATGATTGATCGTGATACTACCTTTAAAGAAATTTGCGAGGCAGTCTACAATGCCGACACCGCAAACTGGGCAGAAACTTATGACGAATTAAGTACACGTGTCTTAAATGGCTTTGAAGATATTGCGCATCGTGTTGAAAAAAATGGTGGTGGCAAAGCGTTAGTTGTTTCTCACGGCTTAACCATTGCTTTCTTATTAAATTTAGTCCGCGAAGAAAACAATGTTCGAATGGATTTAGACAACGGATCTGTTACACGCCTAGTATATGAGAATGGCGCGTTTAATTGCGAAGAGATAGGTTCCACAGAGTATATTGAAAAAGGCATCGAAATTTCTAAAAATTTATTAAGCTAA